One Colius striatus isolate bColStr4 chromosome 7, bColStr4.1.hap1, whole genome shotgun sequence DNA segment encodes these proteins:
- the CFAP161 gene encoding cilia- and flagella-associated protein 161, translating into MATYSPGVLVGNWSEEARLEEERLREFLHKRERGELLIQKINKLQDNLLKKRQLSVSKDGYVHFGDTVMLLNPGSKSAVDNSSGVCDGLTLAINLDETSLYSAESLQAPHGVSAVKSVNPMSRNTFCILSLDGGAVGEPIRFGQSFGLGTTGGFSDQMFYLASDHKSFLRFAKKSYLQQVFLTDVLSYLTCWQAAFLDPQLRLEYEGFPVPANSTVIITHCHTNRSLAVPRIFWTRSYFGKEYEVICHTYLDSHKAEEDKNYWEIVTGNPSNEDGTMIDRPSPLPEGIERNEFPKET; encoded by the exons ATGGCCACCTACAGCCCCGGCGTGCTCGTCGGCAACTGGAGCGAGGAGGCGCGGCTGGAGGAG GAACGCTTGAGGGAATTTCTGCATAAAAGAGAACGAGGAGagcttttaatacagaaaataaacaaacttcAAGATAATCTTTTAAAGAAG AGACAGCTCTCAGTATCTAAGGATGGATATGTTCATTTCGGAGACACTGTGATGCTTCTGAACCCAGGCAGCAAATCTGCAGTGGATAATTCCTCTGGCGTTTGTGACGGTCTGACTTTGGCAATTAATCTGGATGAAACATCCCTATATTCAGCTGAATCCTTGCAAGCCCCACATGGAGTTAGTGCAGTCAAGAGTGTGAATCCTATGAGTCGAAATACTTTTTGTATTCTAAG CCTTGATGGAGGTGCAGTGGGTGAACCGATTAGGTTTGGGCAAAGCTTTGGTCTTGGGACAACAGGAGGGTTTTCTGACCAAATG TTTTATCTAGCAAGTGACCATAAATCATTTCTAAGATTTGCTAAAAAATCCTACCTTCAGCAAGTATTTTTGACAGATGTGCTTTCCTATTTGACTTGCTGGCAAGCTGCCTTCTTGGATCCACAGCTGCGTCTGGAATATGAAGGATTTCCAGTTCCT GCAAACTCTACAGTGATTATTACTCACTGCCACACTAATCGGAGCTTAGCCGTTCCAAGGATCTTTTGGACAAG GTCCTATTTTGGAAAAGAATATGAAGTCATTTGTCATACTTATTTGGACTCCCACAAAGCTGAAGAAGATAAGAATTACTGGGAAATAGTTACAGGAAATCCCAGCAATGAGGATGGTACAATGATTGACAGACCCAGCCCTCTCCCAGAGGGGATTGAAAGGAATGAGTTTCCTAAAGAGACATAG